In one window of Mauremys reevesii isolate NIE-2019 linkage group 22, ASM1616193v1, whole genome shotgun sequence DNA:
- the RTN2 gene encoding reticulon-2 isoform X1 translates to MGQVLGFAHCKESPSTVSTTPDSTDGGNDESDFPELQTAREFSEDEEEETSLDWGTPRELTFSYITFAGGPDAIPPSEPGPRGRRDSLSRRVRGPLPRPETCETLVPMLGDSLENIPSLCQSPEGEQGLPAGQCQGLEPFSAWDAPLSYADEPSSLGWEEPQVMPGGGWHGLPPFGAAEQPGALTAHSEDAPEMAPGDCPRPKVLMPCPAGGTPGLAYAEISQHPPQTSAAPSPREEELEPQEEGPQADTEPITEQQLDGLDQSGNTLGVYVIVADLVYWRDTRTSALVFTGVMVTLLSLLHFSIVSVGSYGALAVLGITITLRLGRKGLQALRRSDGANPFQAQLDADLPLSQEQLERLTTRLSQDILAAAHTLRRLFLVEDLVDSIKFAFLFYILTYVGAVFNGLTLLILGVISAFTFPLLYQQHQAQIDQYVGLVRNQLSNLRAKIQAKLPSAKAKPE, encoded by the exons ATGGGGCAGGTCCTGGGGTTCGCCCACTGCA AAGAATCTCCTTCTACTGTCTCCACCACACCCGACTCCACAGATG GCGGTAATGATGAGTCGGATTTCCCGGAGCTGCAGACGGCGCGGGAGTTCTccgaggacgaggaggaggagaCGTCCCTGGACTGGGGGACCCCGAGGGAGCTGACCTTCTCCTACATCACCTTCGCGGGTGGCCCTGACGCCATCCCTCCCAGCGAGCCTGGCCCCCGGGGGCGGCGGGACTCCCTGTCCCGCCGGGTGAggggccccctgccccgccccgagACCTGCGAGACCTTGGTGCCCATGCTGGGCGACAGCCTGGAGAACATCCCCAGCTTGTGCCAGTCGCCCGAGGGCGAGCAGGGGCTGCCGGCCGGGCAGTGCCAGGGGCTGGAACCCTTCTCGGCCTGGGATGCCCCGCTGAGCTACGCGGATGAGCCCAGCtccctggggtgggaggagccaCAAGTCATGCCAGGCGGGGGTTGGCATGGCCTCCCCCCTTTCGGGGCAGCAGAGCAGCCGGGAGCCCTCACCGCACACTCAG AGGATGCTCCGGAAATGGCGCCAGGGGACTGCCCGCGACCCAAGGTCCTAATGCCGTGTCCTGCAGGGGGCACCCCCGGGCTCGCTTACGCCGAGATCAGCCAGCACCCACCCCAGACctcagctgcccccagcccaagggaggaggagctggagccaCAGGAGGAGGGGCCGCAGGCAGATACGGAACCAATCACAGAACAGCAGCTGGATGGGCTGGACCAATCCGGGAACACTCTGGGAGTATACGTCATAG TGGCGGACCTGGTTTACTGGCGGGACACCCGCACCTCGGCGCTCGTCTTCACCGGCGTCATGGTGACTCTGCTGAGCCTGCTGCACTTCAGCATCGTCAGCGTGGGCTCCTACGGCGCCCTGGCCGTGCTGGGCATCACCATCACCCTGCGGCTGGGCCGCAAGGGGCTGCAGGCCCTGCGCCGCTCCGACGGCGCCAACCCCTTCCA GGCTCAGCTGGACGCCGACTTGCCGctgtcccaggagcagctggagcGCCTCACCACACGGCTCAGCCAGGACATCCTGGCGGCCGCCCACACCCTGCGCCGCCTCTTCCTGGTGGAGGATCTGGTGGACTCGATCAAG TTCGCCTTCCTGTTCTACATCCTCACCTACGTGGGAGCCGTGTTCAACGGGCTGACGCTGCTCATCCTGG GTGTGATAAGTGCATTTACTTTCCCCCTGCTCTACCAGCAGCACCAG GCACAGATCGACCAGTACGTGGGGCTGGTGAGGAACCAGCTGAGTAACCTCAGAGCCAA GATTCAGGCCAAGCTCCCAAGTGCCAAAGCGAAGCCAGAATGA
- the RTN2 gene encoding reticulon-2 isoform X2 gives MGQVLGFAHCKESPSTVSTTPDSTDGGNDESDFPELQTAREFSEDEEEETSLDWGTPRELTFSYITFAGGPDAIPPSEPGPRGRRDSLSRRVRGPLPRPETCETLVPMLGDSLENIPSLCQSPEGEQGLPAGQCQGLEPFSAWDAPLSYADEPSSLGWEEPQVMPGGGWHGLPPFGAAEQPGALTAHSGGTPGLAYAEISQHPPQTSAAPSPREEELEPQEEGPQADTEPITEQQLDGLDQSGNTLGVYVIVADLVYWRDTRTSALVFTGVMVTLLSLLHFSIVSVGSYGALAVLGITITLRLGRKGLQALRRSDGANPFQAQLDADLPLSQEQLERLTTRLSQDILAAAHTLRRLFLVEDLVDSIKFAFLFYILTYVGAVFNGLTLLILGVISAFTFPLLYQQHQAQIDQYVGLVRNQLSNLRAKIQAKLPSAKAKPE, from the exons ATGGGGCAGGTCCTGGGGTTCGCCCACTGCA AAGAATCTCCTTCTACTGTCTCCACCACACCCGACTCCACAGATG GCGGTAATGATGAGTCGGATTTCCCGGAGCTGCAGACGGCGCGGGAGTTCTccgaggacgaggaggaggagaCGTCCCTGGACTGGGGGACCCCGAGGGAGCTGACCTTCTCCTACATCACCTTCGCGGGTGGCCCTGACGCCATCCCTCCCAGCGAGCCTGGCCCCCGGGGGCGGCGGGACTCCCTGTCCCGCCGGGTGAggggccccctgccccgccccgagACCTGCGAGACCTTGGTGCCCATGCTGGGCGACAGCCTGGAGAACATCCCCAGCTTGTGCCAGTCGCCCGAGGGCGAGCAGGGGCTGCCGGCCGGGCAGTGCCAGGGGCTGGAACCCTTCTCGGCCTGGGATGCCCCGCTGAGCTACGCGGATGAGCCCAGCtccctggggtgggaggagccaCAAGTCATGCCAGGCGGGGGTTGGCATGGCCTCCCCCCTTTCGGGGCAGCAGAGCAGCCGGGAGCCCTCACCGCACACTCAG GGGGCACCCCCGGGCTCGCTTACGCCGAGATCAGCCAGCACCCACCCCAGACctcagctgcccccagcccaagggaggaggagctggagccaCAGGAGGAGGGGCCGCAGGCAGATACGGAACCAATCACAGAACAGCAGCTGGATGGGCTGGACCAATCCGGGAACACTCTGGGAGTATACGTCATAG TGGCGGACCTGGTTTACTGGCGGGACACCCGCACCTCGGCGCTCGTCTTCACCGGCGTCATGGTGACTCTGCTGAGCCTGCTGCACTTCAGCATCGTCAGCGTGGGCTCCTACGGCGCCCTGGCCGTGCTGGGCATCACCATCACCCTGCGGCTGGGCCGCAAGGGGCTGCAGGCCCTGCGCCGCTCCGACGGCGCCAACCCCTTCCA GGCTCAGCTGGACGCCGACTTGCCGctgtcccaggagcagctggagcGCCTCACCACACGGCTCAGCCAGGACATCCTGGCGGCCGCCCACACCCTGCGCCGCCTCTTCCTGGTGGAGGATCTGGTGGACTCGATCAAG TTCGCCTTCCTGTTCTACATCCTCACCTACGTGGGAGCCGTGTTCAACGGGCTGACGCTGCTCATCCTGG GTGTGATAAGTGCATTTACTTTCCCCCTGCTCTACCAGCAGCACCAG GCACAGATCGACCAGTACGTGGGGCTGGTGAGGAACCAGCTGAGTAACCTCAGAGCCAA GATTCAGGCCAAGCTCCCAAGTGCCAAAGCGAAGCCAGAATGA
- the RTN2 gene encoding reticulon-2 isoform X3, translated as MGQVLGFAHCKESPSTVSTTPDSTDEDAPEMAPGDCPRPKVLMPCPAGGTPGLAYAEISQHPPQTSAAPSPREEELEPQEEGPQADTEPITEQQLDGLDQSGNTLGVYVIVADLVYWRDTRTSALVFTGVMVTLLSLLHFSIVSVGSYGALAVLGITITLRLGRKGLQALRRSDGANPFQAQLDADLPLSQEQLERLTTRLSQDILAAAHTLRRLFLVEDLVDSIKFAFLFYILTYVGAVFNGLTLLILGVISAFTFPLLYQQHQAQIDQYVGLVRNQLSNLRAKIQAKLPSAKAKPE; from the exons ATGGGGCAGGTCCTGGGGTTCGCCCACTGCA AAGAATCTCCTTCTACTGTCTCCACCACACCCGACTCCACAGATG AGGATGCTCCGGAAATGGCGCCAGGGGACTGCCCGCGACCCAAGGTCCTAATGCCGTGTCCTGCAGGGGGCACCCCCGGGCTCGCTTACGCCGAGATCAGCCAGCACCCACCCCAGACctcagctgcccccagcccaagggaggaggagctggagccaCAGGAGGAGGGGCCGCAGGCAGATACGGAACCAATCACAGAACAGCAGCTGGATGGGCTGGACCAATCCGGGAACACTCTGGGAGTATACGTCATAG TGGCGGACCTGGTTTACTGGCGGGACACCCGCACCTCGGCGCTCGTCTTCACCGGCGTCATGGTGACTCTGCTGAGCCTGCTGCACTTCAGCATCGTCAGCGTGGGCTCCTACGGCGCCCTGGCCGTGCTGGGCATCACCATCACCCTGCGGCTGGGCCGCAAGGGGCTGCAGGCCCTGCGCCGCTCCGACGGCGCCAACCCCTTCCA GGCTCAGCTGGACGCCGACTTGCCGctgtcccaggagcagctggagcGCCTCACCACACGGCTCAGCCAGGACATCCTGGCGGCCGCCCACACCCTGCGCCGCCTCTTCCTGGTGGAGGATCTGGTGGACTCGATCAAG TTCGCCTTCCTGTTCTACATCCTCACCTACGTGGGAGCCGTGTTCAACGGGCTGACGCTGCTCATCCTGG GTGTGATAAGTGCATTTACTTTCCCCCTGCTCTACCAGCAGCACCAG GCACAGATCGACCAGTACGTGGGGCTGGTGAGGAACCAGCTGAGTAACCTCAGAGCCAA GATTCAGGCCAAGCTCCCAAGTGCCAAAGCGAAGCCAGAATGA
- the RTN2 gene encoding reticulon-2 isoform X4 → MLGDSLENIPSLCQSPEGEQGLPAGQCQGLEPFSAWDAPLSYADEPSSLGWEEPQVMPGGGWHGLPPFGAAEQPGALTAHSEDAPEMAPGDCPRPKVLMPCPAGGTPGLAYAEISQHPPQTSAAPSPREEELEPQEEGPQADTEPITEQQLDGLDQSGNTLGVYVIVADLVYWRDTRTSALVFTGVMVTLLSLLHFSIVSVGSYGALAVLGITITLRLGRKGLQALRRSDGANPFQAQLDADLPLSQEQLERLTTRLSQDILAAAHTLRRLFLVEDLVDSIKFAFLFYILTYVGAVFNGLTLLILGVISAFTFPLLYQQHQAQIDQYVGLVRNQLSNLRAKIQAKLPSAKAKPE, encoded by the exons ATGCTGGGCGACAGCCTGGAGAACATCCCCAGCTTGTGCCAGTCGCCCGAGGGCGAGCAGGGGCTGCCGGCCGGGCAGTGCCAGGGGCTGGAACCCTTCTCGGCCTGGGATGCCCCGCTGAGCTACGCGGATGAGCCCAGCtccctggggtgggaggagccaCAAGTCATGCCAGGCGGGGGTTGGCATGGCCTCCCCCCTTTCGGGGCAGCAGAGCAGCCGGGAGCCCTCACCGCACACTCAG AGGATGCTCCGGAAATGGCGCCAGGGGACTGCCCGCGACCCAAGGTCCTAATGCCGTGTCCTGCAGGGGGCACCCCCGGGCTCGCTTACGCCGAGATCAGCCAGCACCCACCCCAGACctcagctgcccccagcccaagggaggaggagctggagccaCAGGAGGAGGGGCCGCAGGCAGATACGGAACCAATCACAGAACAGCAGCTGGATGGGCTGGACCAATCCGGGAACACTCTGGGAGTATACGTCATAG TGGCGGACCTGGTTTACTGGCGGGACACCCGCACCTCGGCGCTCGTCTTCACCGGCGTCATGGTGACTCTGCTGAGCCTGCTGCACTTCAGCATCGTCAGCGTGGGCTCCTACGGCGCCCTGGCCGTGCTGGGCATCACCATCACCCTGCGGCTGGGCCGCAAGGGGCTGCAGGCCCTGCGCCGCTCCGACGGCGCCAACCCCTTCCA GGCTCAGCTGGACGCCGACTTGCCGctgtcccaggagcagctggagcGCCTCACCACACGGCTCAGCCAGGACATCCTGGCGGCCGCCCACACCCTGCGCCGCCTCTTCCTGGTGGAGGATCTGGTGGACTCGATCAAG TTCGCCTTCCTGTTCTACATCCTCACCTACGTGGGAGCCGTGTTCAACGGGCTGACGCTGCTCATCCTGG GTGTGATAAGTGCATTTACTTTCCCCCTGCTCTACCAGCAGCACCAG GCACAGATCGACCAGTACGTGGGGCTGGTGAGGAACCAGCTGAGTAACCTCAGAGCCAA GATTCAGGCCAAGCTCCCAAGTGCCAAAGCGAAGCCAGAATGA
- the RTN2 gene encoding reticulon-2 isoform X5, which translates to MGSAVADLVYWRDTRTSALVFTGVMVTLLSLLHFSIVSVGSYGALAVLGITITLRLGRKGLQALRRSDGANPFQAQLDADLPLSQEQLERLTTRLSQDILAAAHTLRRLFLVEDLVDSIKFAFLFYILTYVGAVFNGLTLLILGVISAFTFPLLYQQHQAQIDQYVGLVRNQLSNLRAKIQAKLPSAKAKPE; encoded by the exons ATGGGCAGCGCAG TGGCGGACCTGGTTTACTGGCGGGACACCCGCACCTCGGCGCTCGTCTTCACCGGCGTCATGGTGACTCTGCTGAGCCTGCTGCACTTCAGCATCGTCAGCGTGGGCTCCTACGGCGCCCTGGCCGTGCTGGGCATCACCATCACCCTGCGGCTGGGCCGCAAGGGGCTGCAGGCCCTGCGCCGCTCCGACGGCGCCAACCCCTTCCA GGCTCAGCTGGACGCCGACTTGCCGctgtcccaggagcagctggagcGCCTCACCACACGGCTCAGCCAGGACATCCTGGCGGCCGCCCACACCCTGCGCCGCCTCTTCCTGGTGGAGGATCTGGTGGACTCGATCAAG TTCGCCTTCCTGTTCTACATCCTCACCTACGTGGGAGCCGTGTTCAACGGGCTGACGCTGCTCATCCTGG GTGTGATAAGTGCATTTACTTTCCCCCTGCTCTACCAGCAGCACCAG GCACAGATCGACCAGTACGTGGGGCTGGTGAGGAACCAGCTGAGTAACCTCAGAGCCAA GATTCAGGCCAAGCTCCCAAGTGCCAAAGCGAAGCCAGAATGA